One Pseudomonas sp. HOU2 genomic window carries:
- a CDS encoding FAD-binding and (Fe-S)-binding domain-containing protein → MTLPVNFLRDAQLLIPAERRFDDPLSTLAFGTDASFYRLIPKLVIRVESEDEVVALLKLAQRDQVPVTFRAAGTSLSGQAISDSVLIVLGDNWNAREIRGQGMQIRLQPGVIGAQANAWLAPFGRKIGPDPASINACKIGGIVANNASGMCCGTAQNTYHTLAGIRLVLADGTRLDTEDAASVAAFRVSHSDLLERLATLGRETRANAELAARIRHKYRLKNTTGLSLNALVDFDEPVDILSHLLVGSEGTLGFISAVTYDTVIDHPNKASALIVFPDVETCCNAVTVLKSQPVSAVELLDRRSLRSVQDKPGMPDFVQHLSNNACALLIESRAASSTLLQEQLAQIMASLTRFPVEKQVDFTEDPAENAKLWAIRKDTFPAVGAVRKTGTTVIIEDVTFPVEQLAIGVNRLIALFDKHAYDEAILFGHALEGNLHFVFTQGFNSPEEVARYQAFMDDVAQLVAVEFGGSLKAEHGTGRNMAPFVELEWGSDAYQLMWQLKRLLDPNGILNPDVVLSEDPQIHLKHLKPLPAADEIVDKCIECGFCEPVCPSKGLTLSPRQRIVIWRDIQAKKRAGVDTTELEKAYEYQGIETCAATGLCAQRCPVGINTGELVKKLRARNATHQKTADWIEGNFAKTLQGARFTLHVANGARMLLGAPRLAKLSATLTRLSKGQVPLWTNAMPQPEKAIRFSPSVSDERPRVVYLAACVSRVMGPAAGDKEQMSLYDKTRGLLEKAGYQVVFPDNQDNLCCGQPFASKGYAEQAEHKRQELISALLHASRGGLDPIYCDTSPCTLRLVQEVGNVRLDLYDPVRFIRTHLLDRLEFTPQEAPIAVHVTCSTQHLGESQALIDLARKCSKNVVIPEGIHCCGFAGDKGFTTPELNSHSLRTLKDAVQHCSEGISTSRTCEIGLTQHGGIDYHGLVYLVDRVTRAKAC, encoded by the coding sequence ATGACGCTTCCGGTGAATTTCCTGCGCGATGCGCAGCTACTGATACCAGCGGAACGCCGTTTCGACGATCCACTGTCGACCTTGGCCTTCGGCACCGACGCCAGTTTTTATCGGCTGATTCCCAAACTGGTGATCCGCGTCGAATCCGAAGACGAAGTGGTGGCGCTGCTGAAACTGGCCCAGCGCGATCAAGTCCCGGTGACCTTCCGCGCCGCCGGTACCAGTTTGTCCGGGCAGGCGATCAGTGATTCGGTGCTGATTGTGCTGGGGGATAACTGGAACGCTCGCGAGATTCGCGGCCAGGGCATGCAGATTCGCCTGCAACCGGGCGTGATCGGCGCGCAGGCCAACGCGTGGCTGGCACCGTTCGGGCGCAAGATCGGCCCGGACCCGGCGTCGATCAACGCCTGCAAGATCGGCGGCATCGTCGCCAACAACGCCAGCGGCATGTGCTGCGGCACCGCGCAAAACACCTACCACACACTTGCCGGGATCCGCCTGGTACTCGCCGACGGCACCCGTCTCGACACCGAAGACGCCGCCAGCGTAGCCGCTTTTCGCGTAAGCCACAGCGATCTGCTGGAGCGCCTGGCGACATTGGGCCGCGAGACCCGCGCCAATGCCGAACTGGCTGCGAGAATCCGCCACAAATACCGTCTGAAAAATACCACCGGCCTGTCTCTCAACGCCCTGGTGGATTTCGACGAGCCTGTGGATATCTTGAGCCACCTACTGGTCGGCTCCGAAGGCACGCTCGGCTTCATCAGCGCGGTGACCTACGACACGGTGATCGACCACCCGAACAAGGCCTCGGCGCTGATCGTCTTCCCCGATGTGGAAACCTGCTGCAACGCGGTCACGGTGCTAAAAAGCCAACCGGTGTCTGCCGTAGAGTTGCTCGATCGGCGCAGCCTGCGCTCGGTGCAGGACAAACCCGGCATGCCGGATTTCGTACAGCATCTGTCGAATAATGCCTGCGCGCTGCTGATCGAATCCCGCGCCGCCTCTTCCACTTTGCTGCAGGAACAACTGGCGCAGATCATGGCGTCGCTGACCCGTTTCCCGGTGGAAAAACAGGTCGACTTCACGGAAGACCCGGCCGAGAACGCCAAGCTCTGGGCCATCCGCAAGGACACCTTCCCCGCCGTCGGCGCCGTGCGCAAAACCGGCACCACGGTAATCATCGAAGACGTGACCTTCCCCGTCGAACAACTGGCTATCGGCGTCAATCGCCTGATCGCGCTGTTCGACAAACATGCCTACGACGAAGCGATCCTTTTCGGACACGCACTGGAAGGCAATCTGCACTTCGTCTTCACCCAAGGCTTCAACAGTCCGGAAGAAGTCGCACGCTATCAGGCGTTCATGGACGACGTGGCGCAACTGGTGGCGGTGGAGTTCGGCGGTTCGCTCAAGGCTGAACACGGCACCGGGCGCAACATGGCGCCGTTCGTTGAGCTGGAATGGGGCAGCGACGCCTACCAGTTGATGTGGCAGCTCAAACGTCTGCTCGACCCCAACGGTATCCTCAACCCGGACGTGGTTCTCAGCGAAGACCCGCAGATCCATCTCAAGCACCTCAAGCCGCTGCCGGCAGCTGATGAGATCGTCGACAAATGCATCGAATGCGGCTTCTGCGAACCGGTCTGCCCGTCGAAAGGCCTGACCCTCAGCCCGCGTCAGCGCATCGTGATCTGGCGTGACATTCAGGCGAAAAAACGCGCCGGCGTTGACACCACCGAGCTGGAAAAAGCCTACGAGTACCAGGGCATCGAAACCTGCGCCGCGACAGGCTTGTGCGCGCAGCGTTGCCCCGTAGGCATCAATACCGGCGAGCTGGTGAAAAAGCTCCGCGCCCGCAACGCCACGCATCAGAAAACCGCTGACTGGATCGAAGGAAATTTCGCCAAGACCCTGCAAGGCGCACGCTTCACCCTGCACGTGGCCAACGGCGCACGGATGCTGCTCGGCGCACCGCGTCTGGCCAAGCTTTCGGCAACCCTGACGCGTTTGTCCAAGGGCCAGGTGCCACTGTGGACCAACGCGATGCCGCAGCCGGAAAAAGCCATTCGTTTCAGCCCAAGCGTCTCCGATGAGCGCCCGCGGGTGGTGTATCTGGCTGCCTGCGTTTCGCGGGTGATGGGCCCGGCAGCCGGCGACAAAGAGCAAATGTCGCTGTACGACAAAACCCGTGGCCTGTTGGAAAAGGCCGGCTACCAAGTGGTGTTCCCGGACAATCAGGACAACCTCTGCTGCGGTCAGCCTTTCGCCTCCAAAGGCTATGCCGAACAGGCCGAACACAAGCGTCAGGAACTGATCAGCGCTCTCCTTCATGCCAGTCGTGGCGGGCTCGATCCGATCTATTGCGACACCAGCCCCTGTACCTTGCGCCTGGTGCAGGAAGTGGGAAATGTTCGCCTGGATCTGTATGACCCGGTGCGCTTCATTCGTACGCATCTTCTCGATCGACTGGAGTTCACCCCGCAAGAGGCACCGATTGCGGTTCATGTGACCTGCAGCACCCAGCATCTGGGCGAGAGTCAGGCGCTGATCGATCTGGCGCGCAAATGCAGCAAAAACGTGGTGATTCCGGAAGGCATTCATTGCTGCGGGTTTGCCGGCGACAAGGGCTTCACCACCCCGGAGTTGAACAGCCATTCGCTGCGCACCCTCAAGGACGCGGTGCAACATTGCAGCGAAGGGATTTCCACCAGCCGCACCTGTGAGATCGGCCTGACGCAACACGGCGGTATCGACTATCACGGGCTGGTCTATCTGGTGGATCGGGTGACCCGGGCCAAGGCCTGCTGA
- a CDS encoding lactate utilization protein, giving the protein MSAKQNILAKLRKSLTGATPIADDFDVDLVTQPYTYSAEQRIPQLRKLMEAVHTEIHLTTGVDWPALLAQLLGDRQLPSLLIAPTTPHGQRITQHWANNPDLPTLKSYNRPMEEWKAELFNDTPASLTSTLGAIAATGSLILWPTREEPRLMSLVPPVHFALLKASEIRDNFYQVQQEFEWAQGMPTNALLVSGPSKTADIEQVLAYGAHGPKDLVVLILEDQ; this is encoded by the coding sequence ATGAGCGCCAAGCAAAATATCCTCGCCAAACTGCGGAAAAGTCTGACCGGCGCCACACCGATTGCTGACGACTTCGATGTCGATCTGGTGACCCAGCCTTACACCTACAGCGCCGAGCAACGCATTCCGCAACTGCGCAAACTGATGGAAGCGGTGCACACCGAGATCCATCTGACTACCGGCGTAGACTGGCCGGCGCTGCTCGCGCAATTGCTGGGTGATCGGCAGCTGCCGAGCCTGCTGATCGCACCGACTACACCCCACGGGCAGCGCATCACACAACACTGGGCGAACAATCCTGATCTGCCGACGCTGAAGTCCTACAACCGGCCGATGGAAGAGTGGAAAGCCGAGCTGTTCAACGACACCCCGGCCAGCCTCACTAGCACCCTCGGTGCCATCGCCGCCACCGGCAGCCTGATCCTCTGGCCCACCCGTGAAGAGCCGCGACTGATGAGCCTGGTGCCGCCGGTGCATTTCGCCCTGCTCAAGGCCAGCGAAATCCGCGACAACTTCTATCAGGTGCAACAGGAATTCGAGTGGGCCCAAGGCATGCCGACCAACGCACTGCTGGTGTCCGGCCCGTCGAAAACCGCCGACATCGAACAAGTGCTGGCTTACGGCGCCCACGGCCCGAAAGATTTGGTAGTACTGATCCTGGAGGACCAATGA
- a CDS encoding LutB/LldF family L-lactate oxidation iron-sulfur protein has protein sequence MSTSTIIPTVAVEEDFRTRAHNALGDQQLRNNFRTAMDSLMTKRAAAFSDAHEREHLRALGNSIRARALSKLPDLLEQLEQNLTRNGVTVHWAETVDEANGIVLSIIRAHEARQVIKGKSMVSEEMEMNHFLEAQGVECLESDMGEYIVQLDHEKPSHIIMPAIHKNAGQVASLFHDKLGVEYTKDVDQLIQIGRRVLRQKFFEADIGVSGVNFAVAETGTLLLVENEGNGRMTTTVPPVHIAVTGIEKVVENLRDVVPLLSLLTRSALGIPITTYVNMISGPRKEHELDGPQEVHLVLLDNGRSQAFADSEMRQTLNCIRCGACMNHCPVYTRVGGHTYGEVYPGPIGKIITPHMVGLAKVPDHPSASSLCGACGEVCPVKIPIPALLRRLREENVKAPDSPHQVMRGQGSKYSRKERFIWNAWAKLNSSPTLYRLFGFFATRLRALTPSNVGPWTQNHSAPKPAARSLHDMAREHLAKQGDR, from the coding sequence ATGAGCACCTCGACGATTATTCCTACGGTTGCCGTAGAAGAAGATTTCCGTACCCGGGCGCACAACGCCCTGGGTGATCAGCAGCTACGGAACAACTTCCGCACTGCGATGGATTCACTGATGACCAAGCGGGCAGCGGCTTTCAGCGATGCCCACGAAAGAGAACACTTGCGCGCCCTGGGCAACTCGATCAGGGCGCGTGCGCTCTCCAAGTTGCCCGACCTGCTCGAGCAACTGGAACAGAACCTGACCCGCAACGGTGTGACAGTGCACTGGGCGGAAACGGTGGACGAGGCCAATGGCATCGTCTTGTCGATCATCCGCGCTCACGAGGCGCGGCAAGTGATCAAGGGCAAATCGATGGTCAGCGAAGAGATGGAGATGAACCATTTCCTCGAGGCTCAAGGTGTTGAATGCCTAGAGTCCGACATGGGGGAATACATCGTCCAGCTCGACCACGAGAAGCCTTCACACATCATAATGCCGGCAATCCACAAGAATGCCGGTCAGGTCGCGTCCTTGTTCCACGACAAACTTGGCGTGGAGTACACCAAGGACGTTGACCAACTCATTCAGATCGGTCGCAGAGTCCTGCGGCAGAAATTCTTCGAAGCGGACATCGGCGTTTCCGGCGTCAACTTCGCCGTCGCCGAAACCGGCACCCTGCTGCTGGTGGAAAACGAAGGCAACGGACGCATGACCACCACCGTGCCGCCGGTGCACATCGCCGTCACCGGTATCGAAAAGGTTGTGGAAAACCTGCGCGACGTGGTGCCGCTGCTCTCGCTGCTGACCCGCTCGGCGCTGGGCATTCCGATCACTACTTACGTCAACATGATCTCCGGCCCGCGCAAGGAACATGAACTCGACGGCCCGCAGGAAGTGCATCTGGTGCTGCTCGATAACGGTCGCAGCCAGGCCTTTGCCGACAGCGAAATGCGCCAGACCCTCAACTGCATCCGCTGCGGTGCCTGCATGAATCATTGCCCGGTTTACACCCGCGTCGGTGGTCACACCTATGGCGAGGTGTACCCGGGACCGATCGGCAAAATCATCACTCCGCACATGGTCGGCCTGGCGAAAGTCCCGGATCACCCGAGCGCTTCGTCGCTGTGCGGCGCCTGCGGTGAAGTGTGCCCGGTGAAAATTCCGATCCCTGCCCTGCTGCGGCGATTGCGCGAAGAAAACGTCAAAGCCCCGGACAGTCCGCATCAAGTGATGCGCGGCCAGGGCAGCAAGTATTCGCGCAAGGAACGCTTCATCTGGAACGCCTGGGCGAAACTCAACAGCTCGCCGACGCTGTATCGGCTGTTCGGGTTCTTCGCCACGCGCCTGCGCGCCCTGACCCCGAGCAATGTCGGCCCGTGGACGCAAAACCACAGCGCACCAAAACCCGCCGCCCGCTCACTGCACGACATGGCCCGCGAGCATCTGGCCAAACAGGGAGATCGCTGA
- a CDS encoding (Fe-S)-binding protein, whose translation MSELFYNAVPNATRVAPPLPEPRQYPSEKPSRVYLFGTCVVDLFYPEAGMDAIHLLEHEGIKVEYPQGQSCCGQPAYTSGYTEQARTVARSQLALFAGDYPVVVPSGSCAGMLREHYADLFKDEPQTLKQVQALAARTYELAEFLLFVCKVQLKDSGEPVKVALHTSCSARREMNTHLHGRELLAQLSNVERVNHDHESECCGFGGTFSVRMPDISGAMVADKTRALKESGAHKVLSADCGCLMNINGALEKQKEALRGQHLASFLWQRTGGAQ comes from the coding sequence ATGAGCGAGCTTTTTTACAACGCCGTGCCCAACGCCACTCGCGTCGCACCGCCACTGCCCGAACCTCGGCAATACCCCAGCGAGAAACCGTCGCGGGTCTATCTGTTCGGTACCTGCGTGGTCGACCTGTTCTATCCCGAAGCCGGGATGGACGCGATCCACTTGCTGGAGCATGAAGGGATAAAGGTCGAGTACCCGCAAGGGCAGAGCTGCTGCGGGCAACCGGCCTATACCTCGGGTTACACCGAGCAGGCGCGGACGGTCGCGCGCTCGCAACTGGCGCTGTTTGCCGGGGATTATCCGGTGGTGGTGCCGTCGGGTTCCTGCGCGGGCATGCTGCGTGAACATTACGCCGACTTGTTCAAGGACGAGCCGCAAACGTTGAAACAGGTGCAGGCCCTCGCGGCCCGCACCTATGAGCTGGCCGAGTTCCTGCTGTTCGTCTGCAAGGTGCAGCTCAAGGACAGCGGCGAGCCGGTCAAAGTCGCGCTGCACACCTCGTGTTCGGCGCGCCGCGAGATGAACACCCACTTGCACGGCCGCGAGTTGTTGGCGCAGTTGAGCAACGTGGAACGGGTCAACCACGACCACGAAAGTGAATGCTGTGGCTTCGGAGGGACATTCAGCGTCCGTATGCCAGACATTTCCGGCGCGATGGTGGCTGACAAGACCCGCGCGCTGAAGGAATCCGGCGCACATAAAGTCTTGAGCGCCGATTGTGGCTGTTTGATGAACATCAACGGCGCATTGGAGAAACAAAAGGAAGCGCTGCGCGGGCAACATCTCGCCAGCTTTCTGTGGCAACGAACCGGAGGTGCGCAATGA
- a CDS encoding lactate permease LctP family transporter: MQTWQQLYTPLGSLGVSALAAVIPIVFFFLALAVFRLKGHVAGSITLALSIAVAIFAFHMPVDMAFAAAGYGFAYGLWPIAWIIVAAVFLYKLTVKSGQFEVIRSSVLSITDDQRLQVLLIGFCFGAFLEGAAGFGAPVAITAALLVGLGFNPLYAAGLCLIANTAPVAFGALGIPIIVAGQVTGIDAFKIGAMTGRQLPLLSLFVPFWLVFMMDGLRGVRETWPAALVAGLSFAVTQYFTSNFIGPELPDITSALASLISLTLFLKVWQPKRAAGQHIAGAVSASVVTASAGGFGQKRSTVASPYSLWEIFIAWSPFLILTVLVTIWTLKPFKAMFAAGGSMYAWVFNFAIPHLDQLVIKTAPIVATPTAIPAVFKLDPISATGTAIFFSALISMLVLKINFKTGLTTLKETFYELRWPILSIGMVLAFAFVTNYSGMSSTMALVLAATGAAFPFFSPFLGWLGVFLTGSDTSSNALFSSLQATTAHQIGVNDTLLVAANTSGGVTGKMISPQSIAVACAATGLVGKESDLFRFTLKHSLFFATIVGLITLAQAYWFTGMLVH, translated from the coding sequence ATGCAAACCTGGCAACAGCTCTATACCCCGCTCGGCAGTCTCGGCGTCTCCGCGCTTGCGGCCGTCATTCCCATCGTTTTCTTCTTTCTCGCGCTGGCGGTGTTCCGCCTCAAGGGGCATGTGGCCGGCAGCATCACGCTCGCGCTGTCGATTGCCGTGGCGATTTTCGCCTTCCACATGCCGGTGGACATGGCCTTCGCCGCCGCCGGATACGGTTTTGCCTATGGTCTGTGGCCGATTGCCTGGATCATTGTCGCGGCGGTGTTCCTCTACAAACTGACGGTCAAGAGTGGTCAATTCGAGGTCATTCGCAGTTCGGTACTGTCGATCACCGACGACCAGCGTCTGCAGGTGTTGCTGATCGGTTTCTGCTTCGGGGCGTTTCTGGAAGGTGCCGCAGGTTTCGGCGCGCCCGTGGCGATCACCGCTGCGCTGCTGGTCGGCCTCGGCTTCAACCCGCTGTACGCCGCCGGCCTGTGCCTGATTGCCAACACCGCGCCGGTGGCGTTCGGCGCGCTGGGGATTCCGATCATCGTGGCCGGCCAGGTGACTGGCATCGACGCGTTCAAGATCGGCGCCATGACCGGTCGCCAACTGCCACTGCTCTCGCTGTTCGTGCCGTTCTGGCTGGTGTTCATGATGGACGGCCTGCGTGGCGTGCGTGAGACCTGGCCGGCAGCACTGGTTGCAGGCCTGAGCTTCGCCGTGACCCAATACTTCACCTCGAACTTCATCGGCCCGGAGCTGCCGGACATCACCTCGGCCCTGGCCAGCCTGATTTCCCTGACCCTGTTCCTCAAAGTCTGGCAGCCAAAACGCGCCGCCGGCCAACACATCGCCGGCGCCGTTTCGGCCTCGGTGGTAACCGCCAGCGCAGGCGGTTTCGGCCAGAAGCGCAGCACCGTGGCGTCGCCTTACAGCCTCTGGGAAATTTTCATTGCCTGGTCGCCATTCCTGATCCTCACCGTGCTGGTAACCATCTGGACCCTCAAACCCTTCAAAGCCATGTTCGCCGCCGGCGGATCGATGTACGCCTGGGTATTCAACTTTGCCATCCCGCACCTTGATCAACTGGTGATCAAGACTGCCCCGATCGTCGCCACCCCGACTGCCATCCCGGCCGTATTCAAACTCGACCCTATTTCGGCGACAGGCACGGCGATTTTCTTTTCGGCGCTGATCTCGATGCTGGTGCTGAAGATTAACTTCAAAACTGGTCTGACCACTTTGAAAGAGACCTTCTACGAACTGCGCTGGCCGATTCTGTCGATCGGCATGGTGTTGGCGTTCGCCTTCGTCACCAATTACTCGGGCATGTCTTCGACCATGGCCCTGGTCTTGGCCGCGACCGGCGCAGCCTTCCCGTTCTTCTCGCCGTTCCTCGGCTGGCTGGGCGTGTTCCTCACTGGCTCGGATACCTCGTCCAACGCGCTGTTCAGTTCGCTGCAGGCGACTACCGCACACCAGATCGGCGTCAACGACACCTTGCTGGTGGCAGCCAACACCAGCGGCGGCGTGACCGGCAAAATGATTTCGCCACAATCGATTGCCGTGGCCTGCGCTGCGACCGGGTTGGTGGGCAAGGAATCGGATCTGTTCCGCTTCACCCTCAAGCACAGCCTATTCTTTGCCACGATTGTCGGCCTGATCACTCTGGCCCAGGCCTACTGGTTCACCGGCATGCTGGTGCACTAA
- a CDS encoding GntR family transcriptional regulator, whose amino-acid sequence MGFDQIRQRRLSDDIVERLEGMILEGTLKSGERLPAERALAEQFGVSRPSLREAIQKLAAKGLLVSRQGGGNYVVETLGSTFSDPLLLLLESNPEAQRDLLEFRHTLEASCAYYAALRATDVDRERLTVAFNELQDCYTRHDEVSRAEEGAADAKFHLAIAEASHNAVLLHTIRGLFDLLKRNVVTNIGGMYKQRTETRDMLISQHRELYLAIIEGRAEQAREVSSRHILYVQEVLEEVRQEVQRMARAERRKGM is encoded by the coding sequence ATGGGGTTTGATCAGATTCGTCAGCGCCGTTTGTCTGACGATATTGTCGAGCGACTCGAGGGGATGATCCTCGAGGGCACGCTGAAGTCCGGCGAACGGCTTCCGGCCGAGCGCGCCTTGGCCGAGCAGTTCGGCGTATCGCGTCCGTCGTTGCGTGAAGCGATTCAGAAACTGGCGGCCAAAGGTTTGCTGGTCAGTCGCCAGGGCGGCGGTAACTATGTGGTGGAAACGCTCGGCTCGACCTTCAGCGATCCCTTGCTATTGCTGCTGGAGAGCAATCCCGAGGCGCAGCGTGATTTGCTGGAGTTTCGGCATACTCTGGAGGCATCGTGTGCCTATTACGCAGCATTGCGCGCCACGGACGTGGATCGCGAGCGACTCACTGTGGCGTTCAACGAGCTGCAGGATTGCTATACGCGGCATGACGAAGTGAGCCGGGCGGAAGAGGGCGCGGCGGATGCGAAGTTTCATCTGGCAATCGCCGAAGCCAGTCATAACGCGGTGCTGCTGCACACCATTCGCGGTCTGTTCGATCTGCTCAAGCGCAACGTTGTGACCAACATTGGCGGCATGTACAAGCAGCGCACGGAAACCCGCGACATGCTGATCTCTCAGCACCGGGAATTGTATCTGGCGATTATCGAGGGGCGGGCGGAGCAGGCGCGCGAGGTTTCCAGTCGACACATTCTGTATGTGCAGGAAGTGCTGGAAGAGGTGCGGCAGGAGGTTCAGCGCATGGCTCGGGCGGAGCGGCGCAAGGGGATGTAG
- the smpB gene encoding SsrA-binding protein SmpB yields the protein MAKQKKHPTGTIAQNKKARHDYFIEHRFEAGLVLAGWEVKSLRASKLQLVDSYVLLKDGEAWLLGSHITPLMTASTHVIADPTRTRKLLLNKRELEKLAAAVQQKGYACVCLSFYWSKHMVKCEIALGKGKKEYDKRDTERERDAGRELQRAVRNKGKEE from the coding sequence ATGGCTAAACAGAAGAAACACCCAACAGGGACCATCGCGCAGAACAAAAAGGCGCGACACGATTACTTCATCGAACATCGTTTCGAGGCTGGTCTGGTCCTGGCCGGCTGGGAAGTAAAAAGTCTGCGGGCAAGCAAGCTGCAACTGGTCGACAGTTACGTGCTGCTCAAGGATGGCGAAGCCTGGCTCCTCGGCAGTCACATCACACCGTTGATGACCGCCAGCACCCACGTCATCGCCGACCCGACCCGCACCCGCAAACTGCTGCTCAACAAGCGCGAGCTGGAAAAACTCGCCGCTGCCGTGCAACAGAAAGGCTACGCCTGCGTGTGCCTGTCCTTCTACTGGAGCAAGCACATGGTCAAGTGCGAGATTGCTCTGGGCAAGGGCAAGAAGGAATACGACAAGCGTGACACCGAGCGCGAACGCGACGCCGGTCGAGAGCTGCAGCGCGCCGTGCGCAACAAGGGCAAGGAAGAGTAA
- a CDS encoding sodium-dependent transporter has protein sequence MSTDKVSVHGSWASRWVFIFAATGSAVGLGSIWKFPYMVGVYGGGAFVLMFLACIALIGIPVMLAETLIGRRARQSPANALKVLALEAGHSGKWSWGAFAGMITALLILSFYSVVGGWSLDYIIDMGRGDFQGATAEQVGAYFGNVISDPWRLTLWHTVFMLLSAVVIAKGVVAGLERSLRIMMPLLFVMVLVLLGYSMTTGHFMEGVHFMFDFHPEKVLDGLLPAMGHAFFSLSVGVGSIMIYGAYMTKEASLSGTVVGVALLDTFVSLVAGLALFPIVFAGGLNPSEGPGLMFVSLPFAFGNVVFGQLMGVVFFVLVAIAAWSSAISLLEPMVAYLVERTKISRGWVTFWLAFICWFVGLGTVFSFNIWKEAKFFVNDGGLFHLYQWGAAGGLDFFGVIDFFTSRIMLPLGGLCFVLFAGWVMGREAVRDELSIRNPALFALSLFLMRYVAPIGILVVFAAQLWK, from the coding sequence ATGTCGACAGACAAGGTTTCTGTCCACGGCAGTTGGGCTAGCCGCTGGGTTTTCATATTCGCCGCGACCGGTTCGGCCGTGGGACTGGGCAGTATCTGGAAATTCCCCTACATGGTCGGGGTCTACGGTGGCGGCGCCTTCGTGCTGATGTTTCTGGCCTGTATCGCCCTGATCGGAATCCCGGTCATGCTGGCCGAAACCCTGATCGGCCGCCGCGCACGGCAGAGTCCGGCGAACGCCCTGAAGGTGCTGGCACTGGAAGCCGGGCATTCGGGCAAGTGGTCGTGGGGCGCATTTGCCGGGATGATCACGGCGCTGCTGATCCTGTCTTTCTATAGTGTGGTTGGCGGCTGGTCGCTGGATTACATCATCGACATGGGGCGCGGCGACTTTCAGGGCGCTACAGCGGAGCAGGTCGGCGCTTATTTTGGCAATGTGATCTCCGATCCCTGGCGCCTGACACTTTGGCACACAGTTTTCATGTTGTTGTCGGCCGTAGTGATCGCCAAAGGCGTGGTTGCCGGGCTTGAGCGCAGTTTGCGTATCATGATGCCGCTGCTGTTCGTGATGGTACTGGTGTTGCTGGGTTACAGCATGACCACCGGGCATTTCATGGAGGGCGTGCATTTCATGTTCGATTTCCACCCGGAAAAAGTCCTCGACGGCTTGCTGCCCGCCATGGGCCATGCGTTCTTTTCCCTGAGCGTGGGCGTCGGCTCGATCATGATCTACGGCGCTTACATGACCAAGGAAGCCTCGTTGTCCGGCACTGTGGTCGGTGTGGCACTGCTCGACACCTTCGTGTCGCTGGTGGCCGGTCTGGCATTGTTTCCGATTGTGTTTGCTGGCGGTTTGAACCCTAGCGAAGGCCCGGGCCTGATGTTCGTCAGTCTGCCATTTGCCTTCGGTAACGTGGTTTTCGGCCAGTTGATGGGCGTGGTGTTCTTTGTCCTGGTGGCAATTGCCGCCTGGAGCTCGGCGATTTCCCTGCTCGAACCAATGGTTGCCTATCTGGTTGAACGCACGAAAATCAGCCGTGGCTGGGTGACTTTCTGGCTGGCATTCATCTGCTGGTTCGTTGGTCTGGGTACGGTTTTCTCCTTCAATATCTGGAAGGAAGCCAAATTTTTCGTGAACGATGGCGGCCTGTTCCACCTCTACCAATGGGGGGCGGCGGGCGGTCTGGACTTCTTCGGCGTGATCGATTTCTTCACCTCGCGGATCATGTTGCCGCTCGGTGGCCTGTGCTTCGTGCTGTTTGCCGGTTGGGTGATGGGGCGCGAGGCGGTGCGTGACGAGTTGTCGATTCGTAACCCGGCACTGTTTGCCCTGTCCTTGTTTTTGATGCGCTACGTGGCGCCTATCGGCATTCTTGTAGTGTTTGCCGCTCAGCTCTGGAAGTAA
- a CDS encoding type II toxin-antitoxin system RatA family toxin, producing the protein MTTHIQRSALLPYPAQFLYDLVNDVARYPEFLPWCSSAEVLESSPEHMRASVGVAKGGLSQHFVTRNTLVPGQSIEMNLEEGPFNQLHGVWVFKALNEKACKISLDLSFDYAGPLVRATLGPLFNQAANTLVDAFCQRAKQMHG; encoded by the coding sequence ATGACGACACATATTCAACGTTCGGCGTTGCTGCCATACCCGGCGCAATTCCTCTACGACCTGGTCAACGACGTAGCGCGTTACCCGGAATTCCTGCCGTGGTGCTCGTCCGCCGAGGTACTGGAGAGCTCGCCCGAGCACATGCGCGCCAGCGTTGGCGTGGCCAAGGGCGGCCTCAGTCAGCACTTCGTCACGCGCAATACGCTGGTGCCGGGGCAATCGATCGAGATGAACCTGGAAGAAGGTCCGTTCAATCAGTTGCATGGTGTCTGGGTGTTCAAGGCATTGAACGAGAAGGCCTGCAAGATCAGTCTCGACCTGTCGTTCGACTACGCCGGCCCGCTGGTGCGCGCGACACTCGGTCCGCTGTTCAATCAGGCGGCGAATACGTTGGTGGATGCGTTCTGCCAGCGTGCCAAGCAGATGCATGGTTGA